Proteins from a single region of Undibacterium sp. KW1:
- a CDS encoding NAD+ synthase: protein MTVKVAIAQMNSVVGDLAGNAAQIAEYARRAAEQGADILVTPELSLVGYPPEDLLLRQAFYHDTAVALDTLKKQLTLFPGLAVLVGHPGEADGKRYNAVSVLQDGVVLASYFKRDLPNDMVFDEKRYFSSGNQACVFAIKGVNFGINICEDTWLPDAPAQARQAGAEVLLVPNGSPYHMGKQHQRYDVMRANVISQGLSLVYANLVGGQDELIFDGNSFVMDVQGQICAQMKHCEADLQVVEFDGAQPLNARVEAALSLEAEVYQALVMGVRDYVGKNGFPSVLLGLSGGVDSALVLAIAVDALGADKVRAIMMPSPYTADISWQDSRDMVARIGVRYDEIAISDCFSAFRSTLSQEFAGLKEDTTEENIQARIRGTLLMALSNKYGSIVLTTGNKSEMAVGYCTLYGDMAGGFAVIKDIAKTLVYRLCAYRNTLSAVIPERILTRAPSAELRPDQKDQDSLPPYDILDGIMAMYMEENKARAEIVAAGYAAEDVERITRLIKINEYKRRQAPIGIRITHRAFGRDWRYPITSKFRD from the coding sequence ATGACCGTAAAAGTTGCCATTGCCCAGATGAATAGCGTTGTCGGTGATCTTGCCGGCAATGCTGCCCAGATCGCAGAATATGCCCGCCGTGCCGCAGAGCAGGGGGCAGACATACTCGTCACACCGGAATTGTCCCTGGTAGGTTATCCACCAGAGGATTTATTGCTGCGCCAGGCGTTTTATCATGATACCGCTGTCGCACTCGATACCTTAAAGAAACAGCTTACGCTATTTCCCGGCCTTGCGGTTTTGGTCGGTCATCCGGGTGAGGCCGATGGTAAACGGTATAATGCTGTTTCTGTGCTGCAAGATGGTGTGGTATTGGCAAGTTATTTTAAGCGTGATTTGCCAAATGATATGGTGTTTGATGAAAAACGCTATTTTTCATCAGGTAATCAGGCTTGTGTATTCGCTATCAAGGGCGTGAATTTCGGCATCAATATCTGTGAAGATACCTGGCTGCCAGATGCGCCCGCACAAGCCAGGCAGGCCGGCGCAGAAGTGCTGCTGGTGCCAAACGGTTCACCCTATCACATGGGCAAGCAGCATCAGCGCTACGATGTCATGCGCGCCAATGTGATCTCTCAGGGCTTGTCCCTGGTGTATGCCAATCTGGTTGGTGGTCAGGACGAATTGATTTTTGATGGTAATTCATTTGTCATGGATGTCCAGGGTCAGATTTGCGCTCAAATGAAGCATTGCGAAGCTGATTTGCAAGTAGTCGAATTTGACGGCGCACAACCTTTGAATGCTCGCGTGGAAGCGGCCTTATCGCTGGAAGCCGAGGTTTATCAGGCACTCGTCATGGGCGTGCGTGATTATGTAGGCAAGAATGGCTTCCCCAGTGTATTGCTGGGTTTGTCTGGCGGTGTTGATTCTGCCCTGGTGCTGGCAATTGCAGTCGATGCGCTGGGTGCAGACAAGGTCAGGGCGATCATGATGCCTTCACCTTATACTGCCGATATTTCATGGCAGGATTCGCGTGATATGGTGGCACGCATAGGTGTGCGCTACGATGAAATCGCCATCAGCGATTGCTTCAGCGCATTCCGTTCTACCCTGAGCCAGGAATTTGCTGGCTTGAAGGAAGATACCACCGAAGAAAATATACAGGCCAGGATACGTGGCACACTGTTGATGGCCTTGTCGAACAAATATGGTTCCATCGTTTTGACGACGGGTAACAAGAGTGAAATGGCAGTTGGTTATTGTACTTTGTACGGTGACATGGCAGGTGGCTTTGCCGTTATCAAGGATATTGCCAAAACCCTGGTATATCGCCTGTGTGCCTATCGCAATACCCTGTCAGCCGTAATACCCGAGCGGATACTGACGAGGGCGCCATCAGCTGAATTGCGACCTGATCAAAAGGACCAGGATTCTTTGCCGCCCTATGACATTCTGGACGGCATCATGGCCATGTATATGGAAGAAAACAAGGCGCGTGCCGAGATAGTTGCGGCAGGCTATGCGGCAGAGGATGTGGAACGCATCACGCGCCTGATCAAAATTAATGAGTACAAGCGGCGTCAAGCGCCCATAGGTATCAGGATTACCCATCGCGCTTTTGGGCGTGACTGGCGTTATCCTATTACTTCGAAGTTCAGAGACTAG
- a CDS encoding P-II family nitrogen regulator, producing the protein MKQITAIIKPFKLDEVREALADVGVTGLTVVEVKGFGRQKGHTELYRGAEYVVDFLPKIKVEVVVDDKIADNVVDAIIKAAHTGKIGDGKIFVQNVEQVIRIRTGETGPDAV; encoded by the coding sequence ATGAAACAGATTACCGCTATCATCAAACCATTCAAACTCGACGAAGTGCGTGAGGCACTGGCAGACGTTGGTGTGACAGGATTGACTGTGGTCGAGGTAAAAGGTTTTGGCCGTCAAAAGGGGCATACGGAACTGTATCGTGGCGCTGAGTATGTGGTCGATTTCTTGCCCAAGATCAAGGTGGAAGTCGTAGTAGATGACAAGATTGCCGACAATGTAGTCGATGCAATTATTAAAGCAGCCCATACCGGCAAGATCGGTGATGGGAAGATTTTTGTACAAAATGTGGAGCAGGTAATACGTATTCGCACTGGCGAGACGGGTCCTGATGCGGTTTAA
- the trxB gene encoding thioredoxin-disulfide reductase — protein MSTPKHARVLILGSGPAGYSAAVYAARANLKPVLITGVEQGGQLMTTTDVENWPADPMGVQGPELMQRFLQHAERFNTEIIFDYIHTAKLDEKPIRLIGDQAEYTCDSLIIATGASAQYLGLPSEQAFMGKGVSACATCDGFFYRGKEVAVVGGGNTAVEEALYLSNIASKVTVIHRRDKFRAEAILIDRLMAKVAEGKIEVKWNHTLDEVIGDDSGVTGINVKAADGTITPITLHGVFIAIGHKPNTSIFDGQLDMKNGYIKTRTGTEGMATATNVPGVFAAGDVQDHIYRQAITSAGTGCMAALDAQRFLEE, from the coding sequence ATGTCCACACCCAAACATGCCCGCGTATTAATTCTTGGCTCTGGCCCCGCAGGTTATTCCGCTGCTGTGTATGCTGCGCGCGCCAATCTGAAACCTGTACTGATCACTGGTGTAGAACAAGGCGGCCAGTTGATGACCACCACCGATGTTGAGAACTGGCCAGCCGACCCCATGGGTGTACAAGGCCCGGAACTGATGCAGCGTTTTTTGCAGCATGCAGAACGCTTTAATACAGAAATCATTTTTGATTACATCCACACTGCCAAGCTTGATGAAAAACCGATACGCCTGATCGGCGACCAGGCAGAATACACCTGCGACTCCCTGATTATCGCTACCGGTGCCTCCGCCCAATACCTGGGTCTGCCATCTGAACAGGCTTTCATGGGCAAAGGCGTGTCTGCCTGTGCAACTTGCGATGGTTTCTTTTACCGCGGCAAGGAAGTGGCTGTCGTTGGTGGTGGTAATACAGCGGTGGAAGAAGCCCTCTACCTGTCGAATATCGCCAGCAAGGTTACCGTCATCCATCGTCGCGACAAATTCCGTGCCGAAGCAATCTTGATTGACCGTCTGATGGCCAAGGTTGCTGAAGGCAAGATCGAAGTCAAATGGAACCATACGCTGGATGAAGTCATTGGTGATGACTCTGGCGTGACAGGCATTAATGTCAAGGCTGCGGATGGAACCATTACTCCAATTACTTTACATGGCGTATTCATCGCGATTGGTCACAAACCAAATACCAGCATTTTTGATGGCCAGCTCGACATGAAGAATGGCTATATCAAAACCCGTACCGGTACCGAGGGCATGGCAACAGCCACCAATGTACCAGGTGTGTTTGCCGCTGGTGACGTACAGGATCATATCTATCGCCAGGCGATTACCAGTGCTGGTACAGGTTGCATGGCAGCGTTGGATGCACAGCGCTTCCTGGAAGAATAA
- the lolA gene encoding outer membrane lipoprotein chaperone LolA, whose product MMARLVAGAFTLAMIPAWASATAVEQFKSFVTNNKSAKGEFTQQQVKMVDGNPKISKTATGNFVFARPGKFIWSYVKPYEQLLQADGEKLYIYDKDLNQVTIRPLGNSLGSSPAAILFGSAGAADLDKNFNFKEVGAKQGLEWLEATPKAKDSQFETIGIGMKDGVPVALELHDNFGQFSTLTLKNLEKNPALKPEQFKFVVPAGADVFKQ is encoded by the coding sequence ATGATGGCAAGACTGGTGGCGGGTGCTTTTACACTTGCCATGATACCTGCATGGGCATCTGCCACTGCGGTTGAACAGTTCAAATCCTTCGTGACGAATAATAAAAGCGCCAAAGGTGAATTTACACAGCAGCAAGTCAAAATGGTTGATGGCAATCCCAAGATCAGCAAGACTGCAACAGGCAATTTTGTGTTCGCCCGTCCGGGCAAGTTCATCTGGTCTTATGTGAAGCCGTATGAACAACTCTTGCAGGCAGATGGTGAAAAGCTGTACATCTACGATAAAGACTTGAATCAGGTCACGATTCGTCCCCTCGGCAATTCCCTGGGTTCCAGTCCCGCAGCCATTTTGTTTGGCAGCGCTGGCGCGGCTGATCTGGACAAGAATTTCAATTTCAAAGAGGTCGGTGCCAAGCAGGGTCTGGAATGGCTGGAAGCTACACCCAAAGCCAAGGATTCACAGTTTGAGACCATAGGCATAGGTATGAAAGACGGCGTGCCAGTGGCCTTGGAGTTGCACGACAATTTTGGTCAGTTTTCTACCCTGACCCTGAAGAATCTGGAAAAAAATCCTGCGCTGAAGCCTGAGCAATTCAAGTTTGTCGTGCCTGCTGGTGCCGATGTATTTAAACAGTAG
- a CDS encoding ABC transporter substrate-binding protein, whose translation MAMANAQAETGVTDRKILLGQSAAFSGPAAQLGLQLNSGAKTYFDQVNAAGGVYGRKIEIIQKDDKYEADLAATNTKALIENDGVFALFGYVGTATSNAALPIFTQAKVPFFAPYTGAQSLREPLNRQIFNIRASYNDETEYLVDRLANLGTKNIAVFYQNDAYGKAGLAGVELAMKKRNLRIAEMATVERNSTDVSAAVAKLLPKRPDAIIQISTYAASSALVKEMHKAAYTGMFYNVSFVGSQALADALDKDGVGVVISQVVPFPWSPSIPVVAEYTKSMEKAGNKNLNFSSFEGYLAAKVFVEGLKRAGSGLTREKLVSALESINRSSYDAGGFDVSFSPSNHNGSKYVDMTVISKDKKFRN comes from the coding sequence ATGGCGATGGCAAATGCCCAAGCCGAAACCGGTGTCACAGATAGAAAAATTTTATTGGGGCAGTCAGCTGCATTTTCCGGCCCTGCAGCACAACTTGGCTTGCAGCTCAATTCAGGTGCCAAGACTTATTTTGATCAGGTCAATGCTGCTGGTGGTGTATATGGCCGCAAGATTGAAATCATACAAAAAGATGATAAGTATGAGGCAGATCTGGCGGCTACCAATACCAAGGCCCTGATTGAAAACGATGGTGTATTTGCTTTATTTGGCTATGTAGGTACAGCCACCAGTAATGCAGCCTTACCCATTTTCACGCAAGCAAAAGTCCCTTTCTTCGCACCTTATACCGGTGCACAATCCTTGAGAGAACCTCTCAACCGTCAGATTTTCAATATCCGGGCAAGTTATAACGACGAGACTGAATATCTGGTCGATCGTCTGGCTAATCTGGGAACAAAAAATATCGCCGTCTTTTACCAGAACGATGCTTATGGCAAGGCAGGTCTGGCTGGTGTGGAGCTGGCGATGAAGAAGAGGAATTTGCGTATAGCTGAGATGGCAACAGTGGAAAGGAATAGCACTGATGTCTCAGCTGCTGTTGCCAAGCTCTTGCCAAAACGGCCAGATGCCATCATACAGATCAGCACCTATGCGGCGAGTAGTGCGCTGGTCAAAGAAATGCACAAGGCTGCCTATACAGGCATGTTTTACAATGTGTCTTTTGTCGGTAGCCAGGCTCTGGCAGATGCGCTGGATAAAGATGGCGTTGGTGTCGTGATTTCACAGGTGGTTCCATTTCCATGGTCACCGTCAATACCTGTGGTTGCCGAATACACGAAAAGTATGGAGAAGGCCGGAAATAAAAATCTGAATTTTTCCAGCTTCGAAGGTTATCTGGCTGCCAAAGTATTTGTGGAAGGCTTGAAACGCGCCGGCTCAGGTCTCACCAGAGAAAAACTGGTGTCTGCACTGGAAAGTATCAACCGCAGCAGCTACGACGCCGGTGGTTTTGATGTGAGTTTTTCGCCCTCGAATCATAATGGTTCAAAATATGTTGATATGACCGTTATTTCGAAGGACAAGAAGTTCCGCAATTAA
- a CDS encoding DNA translocase FtsK, whose amino-acid sequence MTTGNEAYTRSKKTAAPAAPPNRFLVLLMEAKWIALAAFCICLILIMASYSTQDPGWSRSVDIPRIHNIAGKFGAWLSDVLFYVFGISAWWWCIFACRQVWISYSSLSQRVKLNPEPEADVGFSEILVRNIGFGLLLAGSMGLEYLRMHSLKVALPLGPGGVLGELIGKAGFAALGFTGATLALLLMIALGISLYFHVSWLTIAERIGAGIEWVFVFVQNKHADAEDRRAGQTAAVKREEVVVQERAKIVEAAPIRIEPQVVAVQRSERVEKEKQVSLFNELPDTNLPPLSLLDEPPPVQETVSVQTLEFTSRLIEKKLSDFGVDAKVVAAYPGPVVTRYEIEPATGVKGSQIVNLARDLARSLSLTSIRVVETIPGKNYMGLELPNPKRQIVRLTEILGSKVYNDSSSSLTVALGKDIGGLPICADLAKMPHLLVAGTTGSGKSVGINATILSLLYKSDPNDVRMILIDPKMLEMSVYEGIPHLLAPVVTDMRQAGHALNWAVAEMERRYKLMSKLGVRNLAGYNAKIAEATRKEVHIPNPFSLTPDAPEPLEKLPTIVIIIDELADLMMVVGKKVEELIARIAQKARAAGLHLILATQRPSVDVITGLIKANIPTRIAFQVSSKIDSRTILDQMGAEALLGMGDMLYMPPGTGLPVRVHGAFVSDEEVHRVVEYLKAQGEPNYIEGILEGGTLEEGGEAGGESAGAGGGESDALYDQAVAIVLKNRRASISLVQRHLRIGYNRAARLLEQMEQSGVVSTMQSNGNREILVPAGNTSE is encoded by the coding sequence ATGACTACTGGTAACGAAGCTTATACTCGAAGCAAGAAAACTGCAGCACCTGCAGCGCCACCTAACCGCTTTCTGGTCCTGTTGATGGAAGCGAAATGGATAGCTCTGGCCGCATTTTGCATTTGCCTGATACTGATCATGGCAAGCTACTCCACGCAAGACCCGGGTTGGTCAAGGTCAGTGGATATCCCTCGCATACATAATATTGCTGGCAAATTCGGTGCCTGGCTGTCTGATGTGCTGTTTTATGTATTCGGCATTTCGGCATGGTGGTGGTGCATATTCGCCTGCCGCCAGGTATGGATTTCCTATAGCAGTCTGTCACAGAGGGTAAAGCTCAATCCTGAACCGGAAGCGGATGTCGGTTTTTCTGAAATCCTGGTCCGTAATATTGGCTTTGGCCTGTTATTGGCTGGCAGTATGGGCCTGGAATATTTGCGCATGCACAGCCTCAAGGTGGCTTTGCCGCTGGGGCCGGGCGGCGTGCTGGGTGAGTTGATAGGTAAGGCCGGTTTTGCGGCGCTGGGCTTTACCGGTGCGACCCTGGCATTACTACTGATGATCGCTCTGGGTATCAGCCTCTACTTCCACGTATCCTGGCTGACCATCGCAGAGCGCATAGGCGCAGGTATAGAATGGGTGTTTGTGTTTGTGCAAAACAAACATGCCGATGCCGAAGACCGGCGTGCTGGTCAGACTGCCGCCGTCAAGCGTGAAGAAGTTGTGGTGCAAGAGAGAGCCAAGATCGTCGAGGCTGCACCAATACGCATAGAGCCGCAGGTAGTCGCTGTGCAGCGCTCTGAAAGGGTGGAAAAAGAAAAGCAGGTATCCCTGTTCAATGAACTGCCGGACACCAATCTGCCGCCTTTGTCTTTGCTGGATGAGCCGCCACCAGTGCAAGAAACTGTCAGCGTACAAACCCTGGAATTCACCAGCCGCCTGATAGAAAAAAAACTCTCAGACTTTGGTGTCGATGCCAAGGTAGTGGCAGCTTACCCAGGCCCTGTGGTTACCCGCTATGAAATTGAACCTGCTACTGGCGTCAAGGGTAGCCAGATCGTTAACCTGGCGCGCGACTTGGCGCGGTCATTGTCACTGACATCCATACGTGTGGTTGAGACCATTCCAGGTAAAAATTACATGGGCCTGGAATTACCAAATCCCAAGCGCCAGATTGTACGTCTGACCGAGATTTTGGGCTCCAAAGTCTATAACGACAGCTCATCAAGCCTGACAGTGGCATTGGGCAAAGATATAGGCGGCCTGCCTATTTGTGCTGATCTTGCCAAAATGCCACATTTGCTGGTCGCGGGTACCACAGGTTCTGGTAAGTCTGTGGGTATCAATGCCACCATCCTGTCGCTGCTGTACAAGTCTGACCCGAATGATGTGCGCATGATACTGATTGATCCAAAAATGCTGGAGATGTCGGTGTATGAAGGCATACCGCATTTGCTGGCACCCGTGGTCACTGATATGCGGCAGGCGGGCCATGCTCTGAACTGGGCGGTGGCAGAGATGGAGCGCCGTTACAAGCTGATGTCCAAGCTCGGTGTACGTAATCTGGCTGGCTATAACGCCAAGATTGCCGAGGCAACGCGTAAAGAGGTACATATCCCCAATCCGTTCAGCCTGACGCCAGATGCGCCAGAGCCCCTTGAAAAACTGCCAACCATCGTCATTATCATTGATGAGCTGGCTGATTTGATGATGGTGGTTGGTAAAAAGGTAGAGGAATTGATTGCCCGTATTGCGCAAAAAGCGCGTGCTGCGGGCTTGCACCTGATACTGGCAACTCAAAGGCCGTCGGTCGATGTGATTACTGGCCTGATCAAGGCGAATATTCCTACCCGTATCGCTTTCCAGGTCAGCAGCAAGATAGATTCGCGCACCATTCTTGATCAGATGGGGGCAGAAGCCTTGCTGGGTATGGGTGACATGCTCTACATGCCACCAGGTACTGGCCTGCCTGTGCGTGTGCATGGCGCTTTTGTCTCGGATGAAGAAGTGCATCGCGTCGTCGAATATTTAAAAGCCCAAGGTGAGCCAAATTACATAGAAGGCATACTCGAAGGCGGCACGCTGGAAGAGGGCGGTGAAGCCGGTGGCGAGAGTGCTGGTGCAGGTGGTGGCGAATCAGACGCCTTGTATGACCAGGCTGTTGCCATCGTACTCAAGAATCGCCGTGCCTCTATCTCACTGGTACAAAGGCATTTGCGCATAGGCTATAACCGTGCTGCCCGTTTGCTGGAACAAATGGAGCAAAGTGGTGTCGTATCTACCATGCAGTCCAACGGTAACCGGGAAATCCTGGTTCCTGCCGGGAATACATCTGAATAA
- a CDS encoding Smr/MutS family protein, translating into MSSFKNLADLKSLSQQLKQQEESRQRAEAERLEREKKAREEANIFRSSVGKVEVLKTSVKHHPAPARLEPLPFQHIADEQAALQESLSDEFDADSLLETDENLSYTRSGVGQDVVRKLRKGHWVIQAQLDLHGLRRDEARDSLGEFLRKCMRNGTRCVRIIHGKGLGSVNKEPVLKQKVRNWLIQKDEVLAFSQATAADGGSGALIVLLKS; encoded by the coding sequence ATGTCGTCTTTTAAAAACCTTGCTGACCTGAAGTCACTCAGCCAGCAATTAAAGCAACAGGAAGAAAGCCGACAACGTGCAGAGGCAGAACGTCTGGAACGGGAAAAGAAAGCCAGAGAAGAGGCGAATATTTTTCGCTCCAGCGTAGGCAAGGTAGAGGTTTTAAAAACCTCGGTGAAACATCACCCTGCCCCAGCTCGCCTTGAACCCCTGCCATTTCAACACATTGCAGATGAACAGGCAGCGCTACAGGAATCTTTGTCGGATGAGTTTGACGCTGACTCCCTGCTGGAAACCGATGAAAACCTGAGCTATACCAGGTCAGGCGTAGGTCAGGATGTTGTCAGGAAGCTGCGCAAGGGCCACTGGGTCATACAGGCACAACTTGACCTGCATGGTTTGCGCCGTGATGAAGCCAGGGACAGTCTGGGAGAATTTTTGCGCAAGTGCATGCGCAATGGCACACGTTGCGTGCGCATCATTCATGGCAAAGGTCTGGGCTCTGTCAACAAGGAACCTGTACTGAAGCAAAAAGTCAGGAACTGGTTGATACAGAAAGATGAAGTATTGGCATTCAGCCAGGCGACTGCGGCTGATGGTGGCTCTGGTGCCTTGATCGTGCTATTGAAATCTTGA